A region from the Streptomyces tsukubensis genome encodes:
- a CDS encoding YciI family protein, whose product MKYMLIMRADDEALATMVNADFDEVMGTVGRYNDEMIRAGVLVAAEGLDSAADGVVVDYSTEPPLVTDGPYGETKELFGGFYILNVASKEEAVEWAKRSPMTGAGFKTEIRRITSIDEFPQDNEWIRKERTWREATGQL is encoded by the coding sequence ATGAAGTACATGCTGATCATGCGGGCCGACGACGAGGCCTTGGCGACGATGGTGAACGCCGACTTCGACGAGGTCATGGGGACCGTCGGCCGGTACAACGACGAGATGATCCGCGCCGGGGTGCTGGTCGCGGCCGAGGGACTCGACTCCGCCGCCGACGGGGTCGTGGTCGACTACTCCACCGAACCGCCCCTGGTCACCGACGGTCCCTACGGGGAGACGAAGGAGCTGTTCGGCGGGTTCTACATCCTCAACGTGGCCTCGAAGGAGGAGGCCGTCGAGTGGGCCAAGCGCTCGCCGATGACGGGTGCCGGGTTCAAGACCGAGATCCGCCGGATCACCTCCATCGACGAGTTCCCGCAGGACAACGAGTGGATCCGCAAGGAGCGGACGTGGCGCGAGGCCACCGGACAGCTCTGA
- a CDS encoding RNA polymerase sigma factor: protein MADPTGRDAVAAVWRIESARITGALARWTGDFALAEDLAQEALAEALVTWPRDGVPRHPAGWLLTVGRRRAIDAFRRRRALDERYAALAHQLGEGGAATGGDPAGGHATGGDVLWDPDRVDDDVLALMFVSCHPVLSREAGVALTLRVVGGLTSDEIARAFLVPTATVQARITRAKKTLQASGVPFAVPPAEERRERLGPVLNVLYLIFTEGSSASAGGAVLRLDLASEAQRLARVLSRLIPGEPEVNGLLALLELTAARFPARVGPDGDPVLLERQDRRRWDRSAIRRGRAALSRAARSGRGLGFYGLQAAIAECHAVAPSVEATDWDRIVLLYEALGSLAPSPVVDLNRAVALSMARGPTEALAVVDGLVAEGSLAHSRLLPAVRGELLTRLGRLAEARGELERAAALCGNERERAVLERKLADLDEGAG, encoded by the coding sequence ATGGCCGACCCCACCGGCCGGGACGCCGTCGCCGCGGTCTGGCGCATCGAGTCGGCGCGCATCACCGGCGCGCTCGCGCGCTGGACCGGTGATTTCGCGCTGGCCGAGGATCTCGCGCAGGAGGCACTGGCCGAAGCGCTGGTGACCTGGCCGCGGGACGGGGTGCCCCGGCATCCGGCGGGGTGGCTGCTGACCGTGGGGCGGCGGCGGGCGATCGACGCCTTCCGCCGCCGGCGGGCGCTCGACGAGCGGTACGCCGCCCTCGCCCACCAGCTCGGCGAGGGCGGCGCGGCGACGGGCGGTGACCCGGCCGGCGGGCACGCGACCGGCGGGGACGTGCTCTGGGATCCGGACCGGGTCGACGACGACGTCCTCGCGCTGATGTTCGTCTCCTGCCATCCCGTGCTGTCGCGGGAGGCGGGGGTCGCGCTCACGCTGCGGGTGGTGGGCGGGCTGACCAGCGACGAGATCGCCCGGGCCTTCCTGGTCCCGACGGCCACCGTGCAGGCGCGGATCACCCGGGCGAAGAAGACGCTGCAGGCGTCCGGTGTGCCGTTCGCGGTGCCGCCGGCCGAGGAGCGCCGGGAGCGGCTGGGGCCGGTGCTGAACGTGCTCTATCTGATCTTCACCGAGGGTTCGTCGGCCAGTGCGGGCGGTGCGGTGCTCCGGCTCGACCTGGCGAGTGAGGCGCAGCGGCTGGCGCGGGTGCTGAGCCGGCTGATCCCCGGCGAGCCGGAGGTGAACGGGCTGCTCGCACTGCTGGAGCTGACCGCGGCGCGCTTCCCGGCCCGGGTGGGGCCGGACGGCGATCCGGTGCTGCTGGAACGGCAGGACCGGCGGCGCTGGGACCGGTCCGCGATCCGCCGCGGCCGCGCGGCGCTCTCCCGGGCCGCCCGGTCGGGCCGGGGCCTGGGCTTCTACGGGCTCCAGGCCGCGATCGCCGAATGCCATGCGGTGGCGCCGTCGGTCGAGGCGACCGACTGGGACCGGATCGTGCTGCTGTACGAGGCCCTGGGCAGTCTGGCGCCCTCCCCGGTGGTCGACCTCAACCGCGCGGTCGCCCTCTCCATGGCACGGGGCCCCACCGAGGCGCTGGCCGTCGTGGACGGGCTGGTGGCGGAAGGTTCCCTGGCGCATTCACGACTGCTGCCCGCGGTCCGGGGCGAGTTGCTGACCCGGCTGGGGCGGCTCGCGGAGGCGCGGGGGGAGCTGGAGCGGGCGGCGGCACTCTGCGGGAACGAGCGCGAACGGGCCGTACTGGAGCGGAAGCTCGCGGACCTGGACGAGGGTGCGGGGTGA
- a CDS encoding AAA family ATPase, producing the protein MTVLTPPLPAAPPARGTTPDHGPEDTGLAVAGELLSLLRDSTTEPRRDDQLEALALAVAADLPVLLWGEPGIGKTAALNGLAEHLGLPLTTVIASVHEPSDFAGLPVVGDDPAVQGVPMAPPDWAVRLVRAGRGLLFLDELSTAPPAVQAALLRLVLERRIGALQLPPGVRIVAAANPRSSAAGGWELSPPLANRFVHLQWVHDHEVVIRGMGGVWPRITLPPLRRDGLPEAVDHARRAVCGLLTARPELVHRMPGDGVRQSGAWPSPRSWESALRLIAFAKAAGSSRDVLSLLVRGAVGDGPGLELLAGLDRMDLPDPEDLLADPAGAVLPERGDLRRAVLDGVVAAVRNRPERERWNAAWAVLARALETGAPDLVVVPATTLAAQRRDDWDVPETVERLAEVVSLSRRADRAAGTAAASTARR; encoded by the coding sequence ATGACCGTTCTCACCCCGCCCCTCCCGGCCGCACCGCCCGCCCGGGGCACCACTCCGGATCACGGTCCCGAGGACACCGGGCTCGCTGTCGCAGGCGAACTCCTTTCGCTGCTGCGCGACTCCACGACCGAGCCCCGTAGGGACGATCAGCTGGAGGCGCTGGCCCTGGCCGTCGCCGCGGATCTGCCCGTACTGCTCTGGGGTGAGCCGGGGATCGGCAAGACCGCCGCTCTCAACGGGCTCGCCGAGCATCTCGGACTGCCGCTGACCACGGTGATCGCCAGCGTCCACGAGCCTTCGGACTTCGCCGGATTGCCGGTCGTCGGGGACGATCCCGCCGTTCAGGGTGTGCCGATGGCCCCGCCGGACTGGGCCGTCAGGCTGGTCCGGGCGGGCCGGGGACTGCTCTTCCTCGACGAGCTCTCCACCGCGCCCCCGGCGGTGCAGGCGGCCCTGCTCCGGCTGGTGCTGGAGCGGCGGATCGGCGCCCTCCAACTGCCGCCGGGGGTGCGGATCGTGGCTGCGGCCAACCCCCGCTCGTCCGCCGCGGGCGGCTGGGAGCTGAGCCCGCCGCTCGCCAACCGGTTCGTCCATCTCCAGTGGGTGCACGACCACGAGGTGGTGATACGCGGAATGGGCGGGGTGTGGCCGCGGATCACGCTGCCCCCGCTGCGACGCGACGGTCTGCCGGAGGCCGTGGACCATGCGCGGCGCGCGGTCTGCGGGCTGCTGACCGCCCGGCCCGAGCTGGTCCACCGGATGCCCGGGGACGGGGTCCGGCAGAGCGGTGCCTGGCCCTCGCCCCGGAGCTGGGAGTCGGCGCTGCGGCTGATCGCCTTCGCCAAGGCGGCCGGATCCTCGCGGGATGTCCTGTCCCTGCTGGTCAGGGGCGCGGTGGGCGACGGGCCCGGACTGGAACTGCTGGCCGGGCTCGACCGGATGGACCTGCCGGACCCCGAGGACCTGCTGGCCGACCCGGCCGGAGCCGTACTGCCGGAGCGGGGCGATCTGCGGCGCGCGGTGCTCGACGGGGTGGTCGCGGCGGTCCGCAACCGGCCGGAACGGGAGCGCTGGAACGCGGCCTGGGCGGTGCTGGCCCGCGCGCTGGAGACCGGGGCCCCGGATCTCGTGGTGGTCCCCGCGACCACTCTGGCCGCCCAGCGCCGGGACGACTGGGACGTACCGGAGACCGTCGAACGGCTGGCGGAGGTGGTGTCGCTCTCCCGGCGGGCCGATCGCGCCGCGGGCACGGCAGCGGCGTCCACGGCCCGCCGATGA
- a CDS encoding vWA domain-containing protein, whose amino-acid sequence MRATQAGPDAPAVLDREKLYAARLHAARVRPYLATALFALHVVEERRVSTMAVDRYWRCYVSPAYVARSSPLELAAVWVHEVSHLLRDHHGRGERLARQKGLTGRGDRLRMNIAADFEINDDTFDDELPCPEDAVQPRMLRLPEGQLMEEYVRQFGLGAVDERLVWLDCGSGSDGLDREWELGPDGADGLAPHERDAVRFRVAEGINGRPGPAPRSWRRWAEEAFHPPQPWRELLGSAVRSAASGPGVGEDYTYGRPARRSAGLPGVVLPSIRHRPPRVSVIVDTSGSVSDAELGSALLEVSAIVRTLGGRRDLVTVVSCDAAARIAHPLCEAEGLPLVGGGGTDLRTGFAAALSAYPRPDVVVALTDGQTPWPSSPPGCRTVVGLFARSGGAEDDPYYTPVHPPDWARVVRIGPV is encoded by the coding sequence ATGAGGGCGACGCAGGCGGGACCGGACGCCCCGGCGGTCCTCGACCGGGAGAAGCTGTACGCCGCCCGGCTGCACGCGGCCCGGGTACGGCCCTATCTCGCGACCGCCCTGTTCGCGCTGCATGTGGTGGAGGAACGGCGGGTGTCGACGATGGCCGTCGACCGCTATTGGCGGTGCTATGTCTCCCCGGCGTACGTGGCCCGAAGTTCGCCGCTGGAACTGGCGGCGGTCTGGGTCCACGAGGTCTCCCACCTGCTCCGGGACCACCACGGCCGCGGCGAACGGCTTGCCCGGCAGAAGGGGCTGACCGGCCGGGGCGACCGGCTGCGGATGAACATCGCAGCGGACTTCGAGATCAACGACGACACCTTCGACGACGAACTCCCCTGCCCCGAGGACGCCGTGCAGCCCCGGATGCTGCGGCTGCCGGAAGGGCAGCTGATGGAGGAGTACGTACGGCAGTTCGGGCTCGGGGCGGTGGACGAACGGCTCGTCTGGCTGGACTGCGGCAGCGGCTCCGACGGCCTCGACCGTGAGTGGGAACTGGGGCCCGACGGCGCGGACGGCCTCGCCCCGCACGAGCGGGACGCGGTCCGGTTCCGGGTGGCGGAGGGCATCAATGGCCGGCCCGGCCCGGCCCCGCGCTCCTGGCGGCGCTGGGCCGAGGAGGCGTTCCATCCGCCGCAGCCGTGGCGGGAGCTGCTGGGCTCGGCCGTCCGCTCGGCGGCATCCGGCCCCGGGGTCGGGGAGGACTACACCTACGGCCGGCCCGCGCGCCGCTCGGCGGGCCTCCCCGGGGTGGTGCTGCCGAGCATCCGGCACCGGCCGCCCCGGGTCTCGGTGATCGTCGACACCTCGGGTTCGGTCAGCGACGCCGAACTGGGCAGCGCCCTGCTCGAAGTCTCGGCGATCGTCCGGACCCTGGGCGGCCGCCGAGACCTGGTGACGGTGGTGTCCTGCGACGCGGCGGCCCGGATCGCCCACCCCCTGTGCGAGGCGGAGGGCCTTCCGCTGGTCGGCGGCGGGGGCACGGATCTGCGGACCGGCTTCGCCGCGGCGCTGTCCGCGTATCCGCGACCGGATGTGGTCGTCGCCCTGACGGACGGCCAGACCCCATGGCCGTCGTCACCCCCGGGGTGCCGGACGGTGGTGGGGCTGTTCGCCCGGAGCGGCGGGGCCGAGGACGATCCGTACTACACGCCGGTCCACCCGCCCGACTGGGCACGGGTGGTGAGGATCGGCCCGGTATGA
- the metG gene encoding methionine--tRNA ligase: protein MTRHLITSALPYINGIKHLGNMVGSMLPADVYARYLRQRGHEALYICATDEHGTPAELAAKDAGLPVAEFCAQQHDAQKAIYDGFGLRFDYFGRSSSEQNREITQHFARKLHENGFIEERAIRQVFSIADDRFLPDRYIVGTCPYCGYDKARGDQCENCTRVLDPTDLIEPRSAISGSSELEVRETKHLFLLQSKLDGEVEAWIDECSGDWPHLASSIARKWLTEGLHDRSITRDLDWGVPVPADTWPELAAEGKVFYVWFDAPIEYIGATKEWADLEPETRDWKSWWYEASDVQYTQFMAKDNVPFHTVMFPASQIGTREPWKRVDHVKAFNWLNYYGGKFSTSQQRGVFTDAALELLPADYWRYFLLAHAPESDDTSFTWELFASSVNKDLADTLGNFVNRVLSFSRKRFGDAVPEGKAAGAPEQALGEEIARLLAEYEGQLEARQFRKATQALRALWSAGNSYLEEKAPWLEIKADPEAAALTLRTAMNLIHLYAVVSEPFIPSSARAMREAFELAGDDATWVSADEARALSAVPAGTAFTVPPVLFAKITDEDLEAWRERFGAQ, encoded by the coding sequence ATGACTCGGCACTTGATCACCAGCGCGCTTCCCTATATCAACGGGATCAAGCACCTGGGGAACATGGTCGGGTCCATGCTCCCGGCGGATGTATACGCCCGTTATCTGCGGCAGCGCGGTCACGAGGCCCTCTACATCTGCGCCACGGACGAGCACGGTACCCCGGCCGAGCTGGCCGCCAAGGATGCCGGGCTGCCGGTGGCCGAGTTCTGTGCGCAGCAGCACGACGCGCAGAAGGCGATCTACGACGGCTTCGGGCTCCGGTTCGACTACTTCGGCCGCAGCTCATCCGAGCAGAACCGAGAGATCACCCAGCACTTCGCCCGCAAGCTCCACGAGAACGGTTTCATCGAGGAGCGTGCGATCCGGCAGGTCTTCTCCATCGCCGACGACCGGTTCCTTCCGGACCGCTATATCGTCGGCACCTGCCCGTACTGCGGTTACGACAAGGCCCGCGGCGACCAGTGCGAGAACTGCACCCGGGTCCTCGACCCGACCGACCTCATCGAGCCGCGCTCCGCGATCAGCGGCAGCAGCGAGCTGGAGGTCCGGGAGACCAAGCACCTCTTCCTCCTCCAGTCGAAGCTGGACGGCGAGGTCGAGGCGTGGATCGACGAGTGCAGCGGCGACTGGCCGCATCTGGCTTCCTCCATCGCCCGCAAGTGGCTGACCGAGGGCCTGCACGACCGGTCGATCACCCGCGATCTGGACTGGGGTGTTCCGGTCCCGGCGGACACCTGGCCCGAGCTGGCCGCCGAGGGCAAGGTCTTCTACGTCTGGTTCGACGCCCCCATCGAGTACATCGGGGCGACGAAGGAGTGGGCGGACCTGGAGCCGGAGACCCGCGACTGGAAGTCGTGGTGGTACGAGGCGTCCGACGTCCAGTACACCCAGTTCATGGCCAAGGACAACGTCCCGTTCCACACGGTCATGTTCCCGGCCAGCCAGATCGGCACCCGCGAGCCGTGGAAGCGGGTCGACCACGTCAAGGCCTTCAACTGGCTGAACTACTACGGCGGCAAGTTCTCCACGTCGCAGCAGCGGGGCGTCTTCACCGACGCCGCGCTGGAGCTGCTGCCCGCCGACTACTGGCGCTACTTCCTGCTGGCGCACGCCCCCGAGTCGGACGACACCTCGTTCACCTGGGAGCTGTTCGCCTCGTCCGTCAACAAGGACCTGGCGGACACCCTCGGCAACTTCGTCAACCGGGTGCTGTCCTTCTCCCGCAAGCGGTTCGGCGACGCCGTTCCCGAGGGGAAGGCGGCGGGCGCGCCCGAGCAGGCGCTGGGCGAGGAGATCGCCCGGCTGCTCGCCGAGTACGAGGGGCAGCTGGAGGCGCGCCAGTTCCGCAAGGCGACGCAGGCGCTGCGGGCGCTGTGGAGCGCGGGCAACTCCTATCTGGAGGAGAAGGCCCCCTGGCTGGAGATCAAGGCCGATCCGGAGGCCGCGGCGCTGACCCTGCGGACCGCGATGAACCTGATCCACCTGTACGCGGTGGTGTCCGAGCCCTTCATCCCGTCGTCCGCGCGGGCCATGCGCGAAGCGTTCGAGCTGGCCGGGGACGATGCGACGTGGGTGAGCGCCGACGAGGCCCGGGCGCTGTCCGCGGTGCCCGCCGGGACCGCGTTCACCGTTCCCCCGGTGCTCTTCGCCAAGATCACCGATGAGGACCTGGAGGCCTGGCGCGAGCGCTTCGGCGCCCAGTAG
- a CDS encoding sensor histidine kinase, protein MTVLRPTLRALRRLGGLRTRLVVAFVLIALVSGVTATALAYRESRNAVLERKQDAVQTEFRNRVEQAVADFDVPADEVSLSGFARRIAEGLGDDTLVVARYRTLTAASDRSADRTRITPDLLQRVQNHNGMSLQRVEWRGSPYLAVGTPVTLDATDPGTPEAPSGLEVFAVTSLQAELDATTGVADAVRDGILPVVLLAAVLGLLAAGTVLRPVRELGRATRRHAAGDYTSRVRVRGRDELADLARDFNKAASALEASIDELRAQDERAKRFVADVSHELRTPLAAMTMVATVLDEDASSLPPDTAHAARTVSAETARLARLVDDLMEMSRFDSGAARLNLAGTDLAEAVRATLALRNWTDRVETVLPPGITARIDRRRVDVIVANLVGNALRHGAPPVTVTLSAGPAGDTVTVEVTDRGPGLPPEALDHVFDRFYKADAARTRSEGSGLGTAIALENARLHGGTVEAANRPGGGAVFTLRLPRRPAPEETP, encoded by the coding sequence GTGACCGTGCTCCGTCCCACCCTGCGGGCCCTGCGCCGCCTCGGCGGACTCCGTACCCGGCTCGTCGTCGCCTTCGTCCTGATCGCCCTGGTCAGCGGGGTCACCGCCACCGCGCTCGCGTACCGCGAATCCCGCAACGCCGTGCTGGAACGGAAACAGGACGCGGTCCAGACGGAGTTCAGGAACCGTGTCGAGCAGGCCGTCGCGGACTTCGACGTCCCCGCCGACGAGGTCTCCCTCAGTGGGTTCGCGCGCCGCATTGCCGAGGGGCTCGGAGACGACACCCTGGTCGTGGCCCGGTACCGGACCCTGACGGCCGCGTCCGACCGGTCCGCCGACCGGACCCGGATCACCCCCGACCTGCTCCAGCGGGTGCAGAACCACAACGGAATGAGCCTCCAGCGCGTGGAGTGGCGCGGCAGCCCCTATCTCGCCGTCGGCACCCCCGTCACCCTCGATGCCACCGACCCCGGCACCCCGGAGGCGCCTTCCGGTCTGGAGGTCTTCGCCGTCACCTCCCTGCAGGCGGAGCTGGACGCCACGACGGGCGTCGCCGACGCGGTACGCGACGGGATCCTGCCCGTCGTCCTGCTCGCCGCCGTCCTCGGCCTGCTGGCCGCCGGAACCGTGCTCCGTCCGGTACGCGAACTGGGGCGGGCCACCCGGCGGCATGCGGCCGGCGACTACACCTCCCGGGTCCGGGTGCGCGGCCGGGACGAGCTGGCCGATCTGGCGAGGGACTTCAACAAGGCGGCGAGCGCCCTGGAAGCGTCCATCGACGAACTCCGCGCCCAGGACGAACGGGCGAAACGGTTCGTCGCCGATGTGTCGCACGAACTGCGCACCCCGCTCGCCGCGATGACGATGGTCGCCACCGTCCTCGACGAGGACGCGTCCTCCCTGCCGCCGGACACCGCCCACGCCGCCCGTACGGTCAGCGCCGAGACCGCCCGGCTCGCCCGGCTCGTCGACGATCTGATGGAGATGTCCCGCTTCGACTCCGGCGCGGCACGGCTCAACCTCGCCGGGACCGATCTCGCGGAGGCCGTCCGTGCCACGCTCGCCCTGCGGAACTGGACCGACCGGGTGGAGACCGTACTCCCGCCCGGAATCACGGCCCGGATCGACCGGCGGCGCGTCGATGTGATCGTCGCCAATCTCGTCGGCAACGCGCTCCGGCACGGCGCCCCGCCCGTGACCGTCACCCTGAGCGCCGGTCCCGCGGGCGACACGGTCACCGTCGAGGTCACCGACCGCGGCCCCGGCCTGCCGCCCGAAGCCCTCGACCACGTCTTCGACCGCTTCTACAAGGCCGACGCGGCACGCACCCGCTCCGAGGGCAGCGGACTGGGCACCGCCATCGCCCTGGAGAACGCCCGGCTGCACGGCGGCACCGTCGAAGCGGCCAACCGGCCCGGGGGCGGAGCGGTGTTCACCCTGCGGCTGCCCCGTCGCCCCGCCCCCGAGGAGACCCCATGA